Proteins from one Natrinema salinisoli genomic window:
- a CDS encoding DUF424 domain-containing protein, whose amino-acid sequence MIVNERETPEGLLVAVCDEDVLGETFEEGELSLTVTEEFYGGDAVDERAVLESLGEAAVANIVGTRAVELAVEEGFVDEANVLEVGTTLHAQLLQMQ is encoded by the coding sequence ATGATCGTCAACGAACGGGAGACCCCGGAGGGGTTGCTGGTCGCCGTCTGTGACGAGGACGTCCTCGGCGAGACGTTCGAGGAGGGCGAGCTCTCCCTGACCGTCACCGAGGAGTTCTACGGCGGCGACGCGGTCGACGAACGCGCGGTCCTCGAGAGCCTCGGCGAGGCGGCCGTCGCGAACATCGTCGGCACCCGCGCGGTCGAACTCGCCGTCGAGGAGGGGTTCGTCGACGAGGCGAACGTCCTCGAGGTCGGGACGACGCTGCACGCGCAGTTGCTGCAGATGCAGTGA